The Coleofasciculus sp. FACHB-1120 region GACGCTGGTAAGTGGCGGTGAGAAGAACACCCTGAAAATTTGGCAAAAATGTGGCGCAAGTGAATCCAGTGAATCCACGGTTGATGCCGTGCCATCTGGGGAATGGTGGGAAGTTTTGGGCGTGTTCAGGAACGCGGATGCTGACGATGTTAAGCGTGCTTACCGACGATTGGGAAGGCAGTATCACCCTGATGTTAATCCTTCTACCAATGCTAAAGCTCAAATGCAGGCGATTAATCAAGCTTATGCCACGTTTGAGAAACAAGTGAGCGATCGCTAACAGCATCAATTCTTTGAGAGATTCGCCTCACAGCTTCCCTCTAGCCGCTAACTGTTTGACCGCGCCTAGTCATGAATGCTGCCATCGGGCATGATGGCTCCACTCAAATTCGCTTCGCTCAAGTTGGCTCCACTCAAGTTGGCTCCACTCAAATTCGCTTCGCTCAAGTTGGCTCCACTCAGATTGGCTCCACTCAAATCTATCCAAACCATATCTGCCTTGCTCAAGTTAGTACCGCTCAAGTTAGCTCCTCGCAAATTAACCCCAGGAAGGTTCGCTCTACTCAGGTCTATTCCTGCCAGCAATACATTTGGGGCAATCAACAACGCTCCTGCTAGTTTTGGATCAAACTCTTCAGGAAACTTAGTTTGTTCGTTGTAGAGCGCTCTCCGGAAGTTCGTTCCCACCAAGTTTGCCTCGCTCAAGTCAGCTTCATAGAGATGGGATGCGCTCAGATTAGCCTCATTCAGATTAGCTCCACTCAGGTCAGCTCCACGCAGGTCGGCAAAACTCAAGTTCGCTGCGCTCAAGTCCGCTCCAATCAAGTCTGCTCCAATCAAGTCGGTTAAACCCAAATTGGCTCTCGTCAAGTCGGTACCAATCAAGTCGGCTAAACTCAGGTTGGCTGCAATTAAGAAGGCTCCAAACATTTCAGCTCCACTTAAATCGGCTCTACGCAAGTCTGCCTCACACAAGTCGGCTTCCTCCATGTGGGTTGCTGCTAGCGTGCATCGGCTCAGAATCGCTCGACTCAAGGTAGCTTTCTTTAAGTTTGCTCCACTAAAATCCGCCTGACTGAGATTTACCCCACTCAGGTCGGCTCCACTTAAGTCGGCTAGACAAAAATCTCTTTCGCCCTCTACATATTTCCTCAGTAGTTCATCTGCGTCCATCGATTCATACCAATTTGCGGAACAGTTGCATGATTTTCAATCGGGAAAGTCGCTGACTGTCTAAGATTTTCAACTCAAAATCCCAAACCCCAAATCTAAAATTTTAGGACTCCTTCCCGCCTCCAATCAGTAGAGTAACTTTTCCTCATAAAAAAGCCCCCAATTGGGGGCAAGCTTTGTCAAAAAAGCAAAAACAAAGATTCAAATCAGATAGAGGATGGTGAACAAAATAATCCACACAATATCGACGAAGTGCCAATAAATCTCTGCGGCTTCAACGCCAAAGTGGTGTTCGCTGCTGTAGTGACCGGGTTTTAAACTGCGCCACAAAACGGCAATCATCGCCCCCAGTCCCAAAAGAACGTGGAGACCGTGGAAACCAGTCAGAACATAAAACGTGCTGGCAAACAAGTTAGTGCTGAGACCAAATTCCAAATGGGTATACTCGTAAATCTGACCCCCTAGGAAAATTGCTCCCATCAGGGCAGTTGCGGCAAACCAAGTCCTCAAACCTGCCACATCGTTCTTTTTGATGGCAGTATCCGCATTGTGGATCACGAAACTACTGGAAATCAGAATAAGTGTGTTGATTCCGGGCAGTAATAGCTCTAACTTTGGCGTTCCTTCCGGGGGCCAACTGGGTGCCACAGCGCGAAAGGCGAGATAGGCGGTAAATAAGCCGACAAAGATCATGCCTTCCGCAATCAGAAACACAATCAGTCCCTGGATGCGGAAATCATGATGTTCTACGCCGTGGGCTTCCACGGTTGCTTCTGAGTTGTGGTGATAGTTGAGGGCAGTTTTCGCTGGGTCAATCGTTGAACCTTGCATGAATCTCCTCTAGAAATTGGATACGTAATGGGTAGTAGAGAATCGGTAATAGGTCGTCTCCCGATTACCGATTACCATTACCGATTGTGACTTTCTCCTTGGCGGTCATCGGGATGCGCCGCCACTGCGGGATCGGGATCGGCACGGAGAACCGAGTCAGGGCCAGCAGCCAAGACTGGATTTCGAGGCTCATCAAGAGGTACCTCGACTTGAGTCCGGCGATCGCCCATACCATAGTCATAAGGCCCGGTGGCTAACACTGGGTCTTTCTCAAAGTTTTCCGGTGGCGGAGGTGAGGTTGTCATCCACTCTAGGGTCAGTCCTTGCCAGGGGTTATCAGGTGCCTTGGGACCCGCTATCCAACTCCAACAAGCATTGACAATGAAAGGAATGGTGGAGACGGCGAGGATGTATGCCCCAACCGTGCAGATCACGTTGAGGGTGGTAAATTTCGGGTCATACGAAGCAATCCGTCGGTTCATCCCTTCTAGACCTAGCTTGTGCATCGGCAGGAATGCCATATTGAAGCCAACCAACATCAGGACAAAGTGAACTTTGCCCCAAGTTTCGTTCAGCATCCGCCCCGTCATCTTGGGGAACCAGTGATAGAATCCGGCATAGATGCCGAAAACACTGCCGCCAAAGAGGACATAGTGCAAGTGAGCTACGACAAAGTAGGTGTCGTGAACGTGAATATCGAAGGGCACGGCTGCCACCATGACGCCACTGATGCCGCCGATGACAAACATGGAGATGAAGCCCATTGCGAACAGCATGGCGCTGTTCAGGCGCAGTTTGCCACCCCAAATGGTTGCCAACCA contains the following coding sequences:
- a CDS encoding heme-copper oxidase subunit III codes for the protein MQGSTIDPAKTALNYHHNSEATVEAHGVEHHDFRIQGLIVFLIAEGMIFVGLFTAYLAFRAVAPSWPPEGTPKLELLLPGINTLILISSSFVIHNADTAIKKNDVAGLRTWFAATALMGAIFLGGQIYEYTHLEFGLSTNLFASTFYVLTGFHGLHVLLGLGAMIAVLWRSLKPGHYSSEHHFGVEAAEIYWHFVDIVWIILFTILYLI
- a CDS encoding pentapeptide repeat-containing protein — encoded protein: MDADELLRKYVEGERDFCLADLSGADLSGVNLSQADFSGANLKKATLSRAILSRCTLAATHMEEADLCEADLRRADLSGAEMFGAFLIAANLSLADLIGTDLTRANLGLTDLIGADLIGADLSAANLSFADLRGADLSGANLNEANLSASHLYEADLSEANLVGTNFRRALYNEQTKFPEEFDPKLAGALLIAPNVLLAGIDLSRANLPGVNLRGANLSGTNLSKADMVWIDLSGANLSGANLSEANLSGANLSGANLSEANLSGAIMPDGSIHD